A single window of Archangium gephyra DNA harbors:
- the pilQ gene encoding type IV pilus secretin PilQ translates to MLEESAVTRGKLMSVVAALAVAIVGVGAEAAELNTLRDLKVVQTGSGAQVVVAGTRAPTFTVFRLSGPERLVVDLSSADATGIKGHHNGQGPVAGVVASQFSDERASVGRVLVALHQAAQYDVRADGNKVIISVDGAVADTKVAEAKAPEAKAEPVTPAEPKPAAVVASVTPAPEVAPAPQPAAAEPQEKKSAALPENVVAAEADEREVAHPARRITSLSFARDTLSIRADGEVARYEVLELADPPRLAVDVYGVGLSARAPRVRSGLLKDVRVGAHSDKVRLVLDVRGQMPGYEVERTGRGLEVVLGGKVARKPSAPVDTPEKVVAENEPVRVKPVEAQLAAVEVKDLTFDENESGGRVNLKLSGAVAWKVERPDPRSAVLSIENARLPRRLERSLDTSALETPVKMISAFAVPGEGNRVRVVVAADGAIEENVSQVAGGLSWRLSVKGVKTEQVTVTQRTAGFTAEAPTYASEGAPQQARYRGKKVSFEFKDIDIQNLLRVIAEISKKNIVVADDVNGKVTIRLRNVPWDQALDLVLRTKSLGKEEIGNIVRVAPLKTLEEEAKLRQERKKSLVAQEELLVNLIPVNYATANDMSGRVRDVLSERGTVTVDLRTNVLIVKDVRANVEKARALVRNLDTQTPQVLIESRIVEANTSFSRELGVQWGGQASAAPATGNATGLIFPNTAVVTGGIEGSSPGVSDIPNFAVNLPVGAGLGSGGALGFVFGSAGGALALNLRLSAAENEGVVKTISAPKVTTLDNNTARISQGVSIPFSQVSASGANTTFVEARLSLEVTPHVTQDGSIMLTINAANNQPDPSQTGANGQPAIQRKEANTQVLVKDGDTTVIGGIYVRRGSTQSNSVPFLSKIPVLGLLFKNFRERDDRQELLIFITPRILNRQTIAQSL, encoded by the coding sequence ATGCTCGAGGAGAGCGCTGTGACGAGGGGCAAGTTGATGAGCGTGGTGGCCGCCCTGGCGGTTGCCATCGTGGGTGTCGGGGCCGAGGCCGCCGAGCTCAATACGTTGCGCGACCTGAAGGTCGTGCAGACGGGTTCGGGCGCCCAGGTGGTGGTGGCCGGCACACGGGCTCCTACCTTCACCGTCTTCCGGCTCAGTGGGCCGGAGCGGCTGGTGGTGGACCTCTCGTCGGCGGACGCCACGGGCATCAAGGGACACCACAACGGACAGGGACCGGTGGCCGGAGTGGTGGCCTCCCAGTTCTCGGACGAGCGCGCGAGCGTGGGCCGGGTGCTGGTGGCCCTGCACCAGGCCGCGCAGTACGACGTGCGCGCGGACGGCAACAAGGTCATCATCTCCGTGGACGGCGCGGTGGCCGACACGAAGGTGGCCGAGGCCAAGGCGCCCGAGGCGAAGGCCGAGCCGGTGACGCCGGCCGAGCCGAAGCCCGCCGCCGTCGTGGCCAGCGTCACGCCCGCTCCGGAGGTGGCCCCCGCGCCGCAGCCGGCCGCGGCCGAGCCGCAGGAGAAGAAGTCCGCCGCGCTGCCCGAGAACGTGGTGGCGGCCGAGGCGGATGAGCGCGAGGTGGCCCACCCGGCCCGCCGCATCACCAGCCTGTCCTTCGCCCGTGACACCCTGAGCATCCGCGCGGACGGCGAGGTCGCCCGCTACGAGGTGCTGGAGCTGGCGGATCCTCCCCGGCTCGCGGTGGACGTGTACGGCGTGGGCCTGTCGGCGCGCGCCCCGCGCGTCCGCTCGGGCCTGCTGAAGGACGTGCGCGTGGGCGCCCACTCGGACAAGGTCCGGCTGGTGCTCGACGTGCGCGGGCAGATGCCCGGCTACGAGGTGGAGCGCACCGGCCGCGGCCTGGAGGTGGTGCTCGGTGGCAAGGTGGCCCGCAAGCCCTCCGCGCCCGTGGACACGCCCGAGAAGGTCGTGGCGGAGAACGAGCCCGTGCGCGTCAAGCCCGTGGAGGCCCAGCTGGCCGCCGTGGAGGTGAAGGACCTGACCTTCGACGAGAACGAGTCCGGTGGCCGGGTGAACCTGAAGCTGTCGGGCGCGGTGGCCTGGAAGGTGGAACGGCCGGATCCGCGCAGCGCGGTGCTGTCCATCGAGAACGCCCGTCTGCCGCGCCGCCTGGAGCGCAGCCTGGACACCAGCGCGCTGGAGACGCCGGTGAAGATGATCAGCGCCTTCGCGGTGCCCGGCGAGGGCAACCGGGTGCGCGTGGTGGTGGCCGCGGACGGCGCCATCGAGGAGAACGTGAGCCAGGTGGCCGGTGGCCTGTCCTGGCGGCTGAGCGTCAAGGGCGTGAAGACGGAGCAGGTGACGGTCACCCAGCGCACCGCCGGCTTCACCGCCGAGGCGCCCACCTACGCCTCCGAGGGCGCGCCCCAGCAGGCCCGCTACCGCGGCAAGAAGGTGTCCTTCGAGTTCAAGGACATCGACATCCAGAACCTGCTGCGCGTCATCGCGGAGATCTCCAAGAAGAACATCGTCGTGGCCGATGACGTCAACGGCAAGGTGACCATCCGCCTGCGCAATGTGCCCTGGGATCAGGCGTTGGATCTCGTCCTGCGCACCAAGTCGCTGGGCAAGGAGGAGATCGGCAACATCGTGCGCGTGGCCCCGCTCAAGACGCTGGAGGAGGAGGCCAAGCTGCGCCAGGAGCGCAAGAAGTCGCTCGTGGCCCAGGAGGAGCTGCTGGTGAACCTCATCCCGGTGAACTACGCGACGGCCAACGACATGTCCGGCCGCGTCCGGGACGTGCTGAGCGAGCGTGGCACGGTGACGGTGGACCTGCGCACCAACGTGCTCATCGTCAAGGACGTGCGTGCCAACGTGGAGAAGGCGCGGGCGCTGGTCCGCAACCTGGATACGCAGACGCCGCAGGTGCTCATCGAGAGCCGCATCGTCGAGGCCAACACCTCGTTCAGCCGCGAACTGGGTGTGCAGTGGGGTGGTCAGGCCTCGGCCGCGCCCGCCACGGGCAACGCCACCGGCCTCATCTTCCCCAACACCGCCGTGGTGACGGGCGGTATCGAAGGCTCCTCGCCGGGCGTCTCCGACATCCCCAACTTCGCCGTCAACCTGCCGGTGGGCGCCGGTCTGGGCTCCGGTGGTGCGCTGGGCTTCGTCTTCGGCTCGGCCGGTGGTGCGCTGGCCCTCAACCTGCGCCTGTCGGCGGCGGAGAACGAGGGTGTCGTGAAGACCATCTCCGCGCCCAAGGTGACGACGCTGGACAACAACACCGCCCGCATCAGCCAGGGTGTGTCCATCCCGTTCAGCCAGGTGTCCGCGTCCGGTGCCAACACCACCTTCGTCGAAGCGCGTCTGTCGCTCGAAGTGACGCCCCACGTCACCCAGGATGGCAGCATCATGCTGACCATCAACGCGGCCAACAACCAGCCGGATCCTTCGCAGACGGGTGCCAACGGCCAGCCCGCCATCCAGCGCAAGGAGGCCAACACCCAGGTGCTGGTGAAGGACGGCGACACCACCGTCATCGGCGGCATCTACGTGCGCCGTGGCAGCACCCAGAGCAACTCGGTGCCGTTCCTCTCGAAGATTCCGGTGCTCGGGCTGCTGTTCAAGAACTTCCGCGAGCGTGACGATCGTCAGGAACTGCTCATCTTCATCACGCCGCGCATCCTCAACCGGCAGACGATTGCCCAGTCCCTGTAG
- a CDS encoding pilus assembly protein PilP encodes MKTFHSMLISGALALALAGCGEEEAPPPAAAASKPKAEAQKDKAAATTTAVVAAPGYVYSYNPMGRRDPFRSPIEDIVRENPQPGAQVTSCTEPLCQWDIDQLKLVAVVTGDANPMAMVEDPMGRGHIVRRNTRMGRQGGKVTQILREEVIVTETTTTADRVVYNPVKLELKQQDGRVDPAYDLMTGKNWEP; translated from the coding sequence ATGAAGACGTTCCACTCCATGTTGATTTCGGGGGCACTGGCCCTCGCGCTCGCCGGTTGCGGCGAGGAGGAAGCGCCGCCGCCTGCCGCGGCCGCGTCCAAGCCGAAGGCCGAGGCCCAGAAGGACAAGGCCGCGGCGACGACGACGGCGGTGGTGGCCGCGCCTGGCTACGTCTACAGCTACAACCCCATGGGCCGGCGGGATCCGTTCCGCAGTCCCATCGAAGACATTGTGCGCGAGAATCCGCAGCCCGGTGCCCAGGTGACGTCCTGCACCGAGCCGCTGTGCCAGTGGGACATCGATCAGCTCAAGCTGGTGGCGGTGGTCACCGGTGACGCCAACCCGATGGCCATGGTGGAAGATCCCATGGGCCGCGGCCACATCGTGCGCCGCAACACCCGGATGGGCCGCCAGGGTGGCAAGGTGACGCAGATCCTCCGTGAGGAGGTCATCGTCACGGAGACGACCACCACGGCGGACCGGGTGGTCTACAACCCGGTGAAGCTGGAGCTGAAGCAGCAGGATGGCCGGGTGGACCCCGCCTACGACCTGATGACGGGCAAGAACTGGGAGCCGTAG
- a CDS encoding PilN domain-containing protein, translating to MMIRINLLPVRAKVRPNAGRQVLALLVFVLVGACVGNYMWYADRNGVVEKQAEGLANTKRRIADLDKTIGEVKNINTRKTEVEKKLAVLDELRRGRSGPVRMLDALSTALPKKVWLRTFNEERGNVKLAGSAVSHDDVAELMRNLNGMVWTPKGIGRLVEQRREAKTSRVELVAAEAAIEEFPVTDIKSFFSNVELKSTQQGAAKANEVSTVVFDISLTANYAI from the coding sequence ATGATGATTCGTATCAACCTGCTGCCAGTCCGGGCCAAAGTCAGGCCGAACGCGGGCCGCCAAGTCCTGGCGCTCCTGGTGTTCGTGCTCGTGGGCGCCTGCGTGGGCAACTACATGTGGTACGCCGACCGCAACGGCGTGGTGGAGAAGCAGGCCGAGGGCCTGGCCAACACCAAGCGCCGCATCGCCGATCTCGACAAGACGATCGGCGAGGTGAAGAACATCAACACCCGCAAGACCGAGGTGGAGAAGAAGCTCGCCGTGCTGGACGAGCTTCGCCGCGGCCGCTCGGGCCCGGTGCGCATGCTGGACGCGCTGTCCACCGCGCTGCCCAAGAAGGTGTGGCTGCGCACCTTCAACGAGGAGCGCGGCAACGTGAAGCTGGCCGGGTCCGCCGTCAGCCACGACGACGTGGCCGAGCTGATGCGCAACCTCAACGGCATGGTGTGGACGCCCAAGGGCATTGGCCGCCTGGTGGAGCAGCGCCGCGAGGCCAAGACGTCCCGCGTGGAGCTGGTGGCGGCCGAGGCCGCCATCGAGGAGTTCCCCGTGACGGACATCAAGTCCTTCTTCTCCAACGTGGAGTTGAAGAGCACCCAGCAGGGCGCGGCCAAGGCCAATGAGGTGTCCACGGTGGTCTTCGACATCTCCCTCACCGCCAACTACGCCATCTGA
- the pilM gene encoding type IV pilus assembly protein PilM encodes MAKGKLALGLDIGSTSVKMILLKEQRKRGQVSYALQSFGMKPLPPEAIVDGALMNSTAIVQALQELMTELKIKNKEVAIGVSGHSVIIKKIQMPRMSQEELEESIQWEAEQYIPFDVKDVNIDTQILDAGGNDATGQMDVLLVAAKKDMINDYTTVVSESGLQPVVVDVDAFAVQNMFASNYDVPDKETVVLINAGASVVNINIISNGITVFTRDVTIGGNQFTEEIQKQLNVSYEEAEALKIGGTRGDSDAVVPQEVERVLLGVAEQVAGEIQRSLDFYAGTAVDANFTKVYLSGGTAKIPALFKTIETRVGVPVEILNPFRKIDVDNRKFDPAFIMEVAPMAAVAVGLALRKPGDKLG; translated from the coding sequence ATGGCGAAGGGAAAGCTGGCTCTCGGTCTCGATATCGGATCGACCTCGGTGAAGATGATCCTCCTCAAGGAGCAGCGCAAGCGCGGCCAGGTGAGCTACGCCTTGCAGAGCTTCGGCATGAAGCCGCTGCCTCCCGAGGCCATCGTCGACGGCGCGCTCATGAACTCCACCGCCATCGTCCAGGCGCTGCAGGAGTTGATGACCGAGCTGAAGATCAAGAACAAGGAGGTCGCCATCGGCGTCTCCGGCCACTCGGTCATCATCAAGAAGATCCAGATGCCCCGGATGAGCCAGGAGGAGCTCGAGGAGAGCATCCAGTGGGAGGCGGAGCAGTACATCCCCTTCGACGTGAAGGACGTGAACATCGACACGCAGATCCTGGACGCGGGCGGCAATGACGCCACCGGCCAGATGGACGTGCTGCTGGTCGCGGCCAAGAAGGACATGATCAACGACTACACCACCGTGGTCTCCGAGTCGGGGCTGCAGCCGGTGGTGGTGGACGTGGATGCCTTCGCCGTCCAGAACATGTTCGCCTCCAACTACGACGTCCCCGACAAGGAGACGGTGGTGCTCATCAACGCGGGCGCCTCGGTGGTGAACATCAACATCATCTCCAACGGCATCACCGTCTTCACCCGTGACGTCACCATCGGTGGCAACCAGTTCACCGAGGAGATCCAGAAGCAGCTCAACGTCTCCTACGAGGAGGCCGAGGCGCTGAAGATCGGTGGCACGCGCGGGGACTCGGACGCCGTGGTTCCCCAGGAAGTGGAGCGGGTGCTGCTGGGCGTGGCCGAGCAGGTGGCCGGTGAAATCCAGCGCTCGCTGGACTTCTACGCGGGCACCGCCGTGGATGCCAACTTCACCAAGGTCTACCTCTCCGGTGGAACCGCCAAGATTCCGGCGCTGTTCAAGACCATCGAGACGCGCGTGGGCGTGCCGGTGGAGATCCTCAACCCGTTCCGGAAGATCGACGTGGACAACCGCAAGTTCGACCCCGCCTTCATCATGGAGGTGGCGCCGATGGCCGCGGTGGCCGTGGGTCTGGCATTGCGCAAGCCTGGCGACAAGCTCGGCTGA
- a CDS encoding sigma-54-dependent transcriptional regulator, which yields MALFRSILVADDEPSVRHVLTLVLSGLGYEVRAVADGEEALRELSARGYDVLLCDVRMPRRDGLSVLRQALAEHPGLTVVVMSAYGSQEQALEAVGAGAYDYVRKPFKPEEIVFVLRKAEERERLLRENRRLQASGGVSPGEGILGESEPMRVVMRQVERLAPVGTTVLITGESGTGKELIARALHARSPRAAMPFVAVNCGAIPAGLIESELFGHARGAFTDARTARRGLFSEADGGTLFLDEVGELPPPAQVKLLRVLQEGELRPVGENRAEKVDVRVLAATLRDLGRLVERGEFREDLYYRLNVVNVRVPPLRERHSDILLLARSFLLRFNRELNREPPVRGFSPEAEALLASYAWPGNVRELENAMERAVLLAEGELILPENLPERLWSTPAPASTPALTPTRPSSEANLSLKQAIRDLEESYIRAALRRTRGNRTRAAEVLEISHRALLYKIKEYGIDADAEGERG from the coding sequence ATGGCCCTCTTCCGCAGCATCCTCGTCGCCGACGACGAGCCCTCCGTCCGCCACGTGCTCACCCTGGTGCTCTCCGGGCTGGGCTACGAGGTGCGCGCCGTGGCCGATGGAGAGGAGGCGCTGCGGGAGCTGTCCGCGCGCGGCTATGACGTGCTCCTGTGTGACGTGCGCATGCCCAGGCGCGACGGCCTGTCCGTGCTGCGCCAGGCGCTCGCCGAGCACCCGGGGCTGACGGTGGTGGTGATGAGCGCCTACGGCTCGCAGGAGCAGGCGCTCGAGGCGGTGGGGGCCGGCGCGTACGACTACGTGCGCAAGCCCTTCAAGCCCGAGGAGATCGTCTTCGTCCTGCGCAAGGCGGAGGAGCGTGAGCGGCTGCTGCGGGAGAACCGGCGCCTGCAGGCCTCCGGCGGCGTCTCGCCCGGCGAGGGCATCCTCGGCGAGAGCGAGCCCATGCGCGTGGTGATGCGGCAGGTGGAGCGGCTCGCGCCCGTGGGCACCACCGTCCTCATCACCGGCGAGAGTGGGACAGGCAAGGAGCTCATCGCCCGGGCGCTGCATGCGCGCTCTCCCCGGGCCGCCATGCCCTTCGTCGCCGTGAACTGCGGCGCCATCCCCGCGGGCCTCATCGAGAGCGAGCTCTTCGGCCATGCCCGGGGCGCCTTCACCGACGCGCGCACCGCCCGGCGCGGCCTCTTCAGCGAGGCCGACGGGGGCACGCTCTTCCTCGACGAGGTGGGGGAGCTGCCTCCGCCCGCCCAGGTGAAGCTGTTGCGCGTGCTACAGGAGGGCGAGCTGCGCCCGGTGGGGGAGAATCGCGCGGAGAAGGTGGACGTGCGGGTCCTGGCCGCCACGCTGCGTGACCTGGGCCGGCTGGTGGAGCGGGGCGAGTTCCGCGAGGACCTCTACTACCGCCTCAACGTGGTGAACGTGCGCGTGCCCCCGCTGCGCGAGCGCCACTCGGACATCCTCCTGCTGGCGCGCTCCTTCCTCCTGCGCTTCAACCGCGAGCTCAACCGCGAGCCCCCCGTGCGCGGCTTCAGCCCCGAGGCCGAGGCCCTCCTGGCCTCCTACGCCTGGCCCGGCAACGTGCGCGAGCTGGAGAACGCGATGGAGCGGGCCGTCCTGCTGGCCGAGGGAGAGCTGATCCTCCCGGAGAACCTGCCAGAGCGGCTCTGGTCCACCCCCGCTCCCGCCAGCACGCCCGCGCTCACCCCCACGCGCCCCTCGTCCGAGGCCAACCTGTCCCTCAAACAGGCCATTCGCGACCTCGAGGAGTCCTACATCCGCGCCGCCCTGCGCCGCACCCGGGGCAACCGCACCCGCGCCGCCGAGGTCCTGGAGATCAGTCATCGGGCCCTGCTGTACAAAATCAAGGAGTACGGAATCGACGCGGACGCCGAGGGGGAGCGAGGCTGA
- a CDS encoding sensor histidine kinase produces MKWRIASVAFLLSVVGTGFTWLTLQRPLLALLEVARHGPVHGASEAAVLSRTLGSLPFLLVLDLVLLTVVAYGVLDFMVGRPLRRTEVVVEQLGWLELDVSVPESPGPLLSRIQRALSRMAVALQEEQETTRRQVEALRAANARLAQAQTELVSAERLATVGRLAAGVAHEVGNPLAGILGYLSLAGARVKDPEVQEYLGRIDHEVQRIDGIVRGLLEIGRPARERLGPVEVGHVVETCVQLVKVGRDFSQVRLELALAPGLLANADSGPLSQIVINLLLNAVQAMGGQGLVRLTTRSEGGEVVLVVEDTGPGIAAEVMPRLFEPFFTTKEPGQGTGLGLAVSLHLTEGMGGRLTAENVPGGGARFSVRLPAS; encoded by the coding sequence ATGAAGTGGCGGATCGCCAGCGTCGCCTTCCTGCTCAGCGTGGTGGGCACGGGCTTCACCTGGCTCACCCTGCAGCGGCCGCTGCTGGCGCTGCTGGAGGTGGCGCGACACGGCCCGGTGCACGGCGCGTCGGAGGCGGCGGTGCTGTCGCGGACGCTGGGCTCGCTGCCCTTCCTCCTGGTGCTGGACCTGGTGTTGCTCACCGTCGTGGCGTACGGAGTGCTGGACTTCATGGTGGGCCGGCCGCTGCGGCGGACCGAGGTGGTGGTGGAGCAGCTCGGCTGGCTGGAGCTGGACGTCTCGGTGCCGGAGAGCCCGGGGCCGCTGCTCTCGCGCATCCAGCGGGCGCTGTCGCGGATGGCGGTGGCGCTCCAGGAGGAGCAGGAGACCACGCGACGGCAGGTGGAGGCGCTGCGGGCCGCCAACGCGCGCCTGGCCCAGGCGCAGACGGAGCTCGTCTCGGCGGAGCGGCTGGCCACCGTGGGCCGGCTCGCCGCGGGCGTGGCCCATGAGGTGGGCAACCCGCTGGCGGGCATCCTCGGCTACCTCTCGCTGGCCGGGGCCCGCGTGAAGGATCCCGAGGTGCAGGAGTATCTCGGCCGCATCGATCATGAGGTGCAGCGCATCGACGGCATCGTCCGGGGCCTGCTGGAGATCGGCCGTCCCGCGCGCGAGCGGCTGGGGCCGGTGGAGGTGGGGCACGTGGTGGAGACGTGCGTGCAGCTGGTGAAGGTGGGCCGGGATTTCTCGCAGGTGCGGCTGGAGCTCGCCCTCGCGCCCGGACTGCTCGCGAACGCGGACTCGGGCCCGCTGTCCCAGATCGTCATCAACCTGTTGCTCAACGCGGTGCAGGCCATGGGAGGGCAGGGGCTCGTGCGGCTCACCACCCGGAGTGAGGGAGGGGAGGTGGTGCTGGTGGTGGAGGACACGGGGCCCGGCATCGCGGCGGAGGTGATGCCGCGCCTCTTCGAGCCCTTCTTCACCACCAAGGAGCCCGGCCAGGGCACGGGACTGGGATTGGCCGTCTCGCTGCACCTGACGGAGGGCATGGGGGGAAGGCTCACGGCGGAGAACGTGCCGGGAGGGGGTGCTCGCTTCTCCGTCCGGCTGCCAGCCAGCTGA
- a CDS encoding prepilin peptidase: MGLLFGSFLNVVIARVPAGESIVHPRSRCPRCGHQLAWYENIPVLSWLALRARCSSCALPISWRYPLIELLTALLFLACQRRFGWTPELVAALVMVLLLVPLSFIDLEHWILPHELTWPGIAAGVVLSAPMGLGRVRDSIIGAVVGFLIFWGMEWLGEKIFKKEALGAGDKDLLALIGAFLTWKPLLAVIFLSSLQGALVGSLLLLVRGRAGPAPEPEPGSTPPPPPATAAGTEPSEADGPGPVPRPVGPEDEEEEDDWEPGPTSIPFGPWLSLAALEVMLLGPLLREVLPVPLDMLFAGAR; the protein is encoded by the coding sequence ATGGGCCTGCTTTTCGGCAGTTTCTTGAATGTCGTGATCGCTCGCGTGCCCGCGGGCGAGAGCATCGTGCATCCCCGCTCGCGGTGTCCCCGATGCGGGCATCAACTCGCATGGTACGAGAACATTCCAGTCCTATCGTGGTTGGCATTGCGCGCGCGTTGCAGCTCCTGCGCCCTGCCCATCTCCTGGCGCTATCCGCTCATCGAGCTGCTCACCGCGCTGCTCTTCCTGGCGTGCCAGCGCCGCTTTGGTTGGACGCCCGAGCTGGTGGCCGCGCTGGTGATGGTGCTGCTGCTGGTGCCGCTCTCCTTCATTGATCTGGAGCATTGGATCCTCCCGCACGAGCTGACGTGGCCGGGCATCGCCGCCGGGGTGGTGCTGTCCGCGCCCATGGGGCTGGGGCGGGTGCGCGACTCCATCATTGGCGCGGTGGTGGGCTTCCTCATCTTCTGGGGCATGGAGTGGCTGGGGGAGAAGATCTTCAAGAAGGAGGCGCTGGGCGCGGGAGACAAGGATCTGCTCGCGCTCATTGGCGCCTTCCTCACGTGGAAGCCGCTGCTCGCCGTCATCTTCCTCTCCTCGTTGCAGGGGGCGCTGGTGGGCTCGCTGCTGCTGCTCGTGCGCGGGCGGGCGGGACCAGCGCCCGAGCCCGAGCCCGGGTCCACCCCTCCGCCGCCGCCGGCCACCGCCGCCGGGACGGAGCCTTCCGAGGCGGACGGGCCTGGACCGGTGCCACGGCCGGTGGGCCCGGAGGACGAGGAGGAGGAGGACGACTGGGAGCCGGGCCCCACCAGCATCCCCTTCGGTCCCTGGCTGTCGCTCGCGGCGCTCGAGGTGATGCTGCTCGGTCCCTTGCTGCGCGAGGTGCTGCCGGTGCCGCTGGACATGCTGTTCGCGGGAGCCCGGTGA
- a CDS encoding prepilin-type N-terminal cleavage/methylation domain-containing protein produces the protein MTRLFARKNRGFTLIELMIVVAIIGILAAIAIPNFIKFQARSKQGEAKANLKAWFTTQRAFLQEKDRYEQDIKIIGYAPERGNRYAYYFEKDPTWEERKGEALKADQTSATGITVDTGKFKGAATAPKFVDIGVDYAAASGGIPKKPGISGPCPGCNIDAIAAGNIDNETDGIDTWYISTGDSTGTAKCGNSDENMAVAGTPFMNFNDVDCDKAP, from the coding sequence ATGACCCGTCTGTTCGCCCGCAAGAACCGCGGCTTCACGCTCATCGAGCTCATGATCGTGGTGGCCATCATCGGCATCCTCGCCGCCATCGCCATCCCGAACTTCATCAAGTTCCAGGCTCGCTCCAAGCAGGGTGAGGCCAAGGCCAACCTGAAGGCCTGGTTCACCACGCAGCGCGCCTTCCTGCAGGAGAAGGACCGCTACGAGCAGGACATCAAGATCATCGGTTACGCCCCCGAGCGCGGCAACCGCTACGCCTACTACTTCGAGAAGGACCCGACCTGGGAGGAGCGCAAGGGTGAGGCCCTGAAGGCCGACCAGACCTCCGCCACGGGCATCACGGTGGACACCGGTAAGTTCAAGGGCGCCGCCACGGCCCCCAAGTTCGTTGACATCGGCGTGGACTACGCCGCTGCCTCCGGCGGTATCCCCAAGAAGCCGGGCATCTCCGGCCCCTGCCCTGGCTGCAACATCGACGCGATCGCGGCCGGCAACATCGACAACGAGACCGACGGTATCGACACCTGGTACATCTCCACGGGTGACTCCACGGGTACCGCCAAGTGCGGCAACTCCGACGAGAACATGGCCGTTGCCGGTACGCCGTTCATGAACTTCAACGACGTGGACTGCGACAAGGCGCCGTAA
- a CDS encoding ABC transporter ATP-binding protein, with translation MDSPSPIEIRNLSKTYRLGFLMNRQVRALQSLDLSLLPGQVYGLLGPNGAGKSTTIKILLNLVQPSGGEARLFGMPPSEREARRRVGYVPENPAPYEYLTGREFVTLSGRLSGLSGKELDDRVSEVLGMVQMTRAANLQIRRYSKGMVQRVALAQALVSKPALLILDEPTSGLDPVGRRQIRDLILEERHRGTTVLFCTHIIPDVEALCDRVAVLVGGRRVREGSVAELVSSQTTHVEMTVEGLPLERIQAMGIPLELTRQLENRVLLHVRESDAQPMLKRLLEQGGRVTQLHPARFSLEELFLRALEEAKQGPVGGEIS, from the coding sequence ATGGACTCTCCCTCCCCCATCGAAATCCGAAACCTGTCCAAGACGTACCGGCTCGGCTTCCTCATGAACCGGCAGGTGCGCGCCCTCCAGTCGCTGGATCTCTCGCTGCTGCCGGGCCAGGTGTATGGACTGCTCGGGCCCAATGGCGCCGGCAAGTCCACCACCATCAAGATCCTCCTGAACCTGGTGCAGCCCTCGGGAGGCGAGGCGCGGCTGTTCGGCATGCCCCCATCCGAACGCGAGGCGCGCCGCCGGGTGGGCTACGTGCCGGAGAACCCCGCGCCCTACGAGTACCTCACGGGCCGCGAGTTCGTCACGCTGTCGGGACGGCTGTCGGGCCTGAGCGGCAAGGAGCTGGATGATCGGGTCTCCGAGGTGCTGGGCATGGTGCAGATGACTCGCGCCGCCAACCTGCAGATCCGCCGCTACAGCAAGGGCATGGTGCAGCGCGTGGCGCTGGCGCAGGCCCTGGTGTCCAAGCCCGCCCTGCTCATCCTGGACGAGCCCACCTCGGGGTTGGATCCCGTGGGCCGCCGGCAGATCCGCGACCTCATCCTCGAGGAGCGCCACCGCGGCACCACGGTGCTCTTCTGCACGCACATCATCCCGGACGTGGAGGCGCTCTGTGACCGGGTGGCCGTGCTGGTGGGTGGACGGCGCGTGCGCGAAGGCAGCGTGGCCGAGCTGGTGAGCTCGCAGACGACGCACGTGGAGATGACGGTGGAGGGGCTGCCCCTGGAGCGCATCCAGGCGATGGGCATTCCCCTGGAGCTGACCCGGCAGCTGGAGAACCGCGTGCTGCTGCACGTGCGCGAGTCGGATGCACAGCCGATGCTCAAGCGCCTGCTGGAGCAGGGGGGACGCGTCACCCAGCTGCACCCCGCCCGCTTTTCGTTGGAAGAACTGTTCCTGCGCGCGCTGGAAGAGGCGAAGCAGGGTCCCGTTGGAGGAGAGATTTCGTGA